The region ACCCGGATGTGCTGCCCCTCGGTGACCGGCCGGCCGCGGAGGATCCTCCCGAGATACTGCTCGCCGCCCACCAAGCGGATGGGTTGGGTCGGTTGGATGGTCACCTTCTTTGCATATCCGGCCTCGGTCTTCCTGATCCGGACTACGTCGTCGATCCCGGCCCCGACGTTGCTCCGGGTGCTGCCGTCGATGCGCAGGATCGCCTTGCCGGTATCCTGCGGGAACCCCGGCCATATGAGCGACGCCGCCTTCTGGCGCCCCTGGATCTCGATGACGTCGCCGCTGACGAGGTCGAGCGCCTTCATGGTGTCGATGCTCAGTCTGGCGATTCCCCGGCCGGCGTCCTCGTGGGCCGCCTCCTTGATGGTCACTTCAACATAATCGGTATTAGCCATGTGAACGATCTCCTGTAACGCTTACCATAGGTAAGTGATACCCAGTATATAATATTTATTGTGGTGCCGCTCTCCCGCTACATCGAATAATCTCATTTTCAGTAACGATGTAATCCATCTTCACGTCGTTCCCTTCGACGGGAATGCTCTCCGCCTGCTGGCAGGAGAACGCGATGCCGATCTTGATCGGATGCGGGTACCGGCAGAGGAAGCGGTCGTAATACCCGGCGCCGTAGCCGAGCCGGTCTCCTTTGGCATCGAAGGCAAGCATCGGTATGATGACCGCTTGGACGTCCTCGGGCCGGGCCGGGAGTTCGTGTCCCAGAGGTTCGGGCACGTTGAACGTGCTCGGAACGAGAACCGAGGGGTCGGGCAGGTAGGAGAGACGGAGGCTGCAGGTCTCCCGTTCGATGATGGGCACGACGACCTGCACACCCCGCCGGTTCAGGTCGAGGATGAGGTCCCCGGTATCGACCTCCGGGACCTTTGAGACGTAGACCATGATCGTCTCGAACCCGTTCAGGAGGTCGAGAAGTCTTCGGCCGATGGCCGCACTGTACTCGGCTATCTGTGAAGGTGAGAGAAGGGATCGGGCCTCCTTTGCCCGCAGGCGGAGGGCCGTCTTAGTCTGGCTCATTATAGGTGAGTTTTGGGCAAATTACCACATAAAGCATGCATACCCGAAGAGTGAGCGACACCCATCTTCAGGGCGGACCGGGGCCACCCCCGCCCCTACTTCTTCGATGCCTGCCCCTCGCCGCAGACGTCCCTGAGCTGGCGGAGAGAGGATGCAAGGACCTTGGTCTTCCCGATCATCGCGGCGATCAGGAGGGTGTCGAAGATCTCGTCACGGGATGCGCCTTCCTTCAGGGCGGCCCCCATGTGGACTTTCAGACAGTTGTCCGCCCCCGCCCCGGCTGCCGCCGCAACGGCGATCAGCTCCGCGGTCTTTGCATCGAGGGACTCCGGGCGGGATATCCGGTAATCGGCGATGGCGGAGAGCGCGAAGACGTCGGGCCGGTCCCGGAGCATGGAGAAGATGAACGGCACGACGCCGAGCATCTCCCCGACGTCTTCCACGACGCCGTCGCCGAGGTCGTCTGCATGGGCAAGGAACTCGTTGAGCAGTTTTTCGGTTTCGGGTTTCATCAATCAGCCCTCTCAAATGATCGTGGGCGCGGAGCACGATAATGATACGGATTTGGGCCGGAACCGGAATCCCGGTCAGACCGTCAGGAACCCTTCGGGGGCGAGGCTGGTGGCGAACATCACCACATTGATCTCCTGGTTTTGCACCCACGTAGAGGAAGCCCGGTTCTTGCCGTCAGCCCAGAACCGCTCGATCGCGTCCGCGAGCGGCATATAGCGCATGAGGGCGTCAACCTGCCGCTGCAGAGACTCATTCCGGCGAAAGACCTCCCGATTCTCCCGGATCCCTTCCTGCAGACCGCGGACGCCTAAAAGCCCGATCGAGAGCCCGAACTCACGGAAAGCGAGGCGATACTCGGCCGGGTGCCTGAGGGTGCCGCCCCCGGCAAATGACGCGAGGCCGGCCAGGGCCGCGTGCAGGACGGAGTCCAGCAGACCCCCATACGCAGGGCCGCCCTGTATCATCAGTTGTGCGATCCTCCCGGCATCGAAGAGGAGGCCGCCGATGCCGAGCGGGTCGTCCGTGGCCCAAGTGCCGCCCCGACAGATGCCGGCCATATCGGCGATCTCCCGCTCGAGGTGCGCCGACTCCCCGGCCGCCGCCTGCAACTCATGGTAAGTGACGAACCCGTCGAGGGGGTCGTGCTGGCCCATGGCGGGGACGAGGGGGCGGGAGAGGTCGATGCTCATCTTCCAGTACATCCTCTTCCCGCCGGAGGGGAGCGGGTAGGTGAATGCGGCATGGGCAGCCTCTGCAAGCTCCACCGCCCACCGGGCGTAGGTCGGGTCGGCGGTGACCCGGCTCACCCGGGTGAGCGCATGCATCCACTTCGTGAGATAATGATAATACTGTCCGTCCCGGTCCCACTCAAGGCGCTCGTCGAACGGTTCCCCGGGCCGGCGTTCCGGGAGCGGTTTTCCGATCCGAAGACCGCCCCGGGTGGGATGCGCCTCGCCCTCCTCTTCGGGAAGGCCGCTGATCCAGCCGGTCCTCAGGTCGTCGTCTCGGTGCCGGCCGAGGGTGCGGTGCACCTGGTCGACAAGGGCAAGCGCGAGGCCCCGGTAGGTCTCGTCGCCCGTCCGGTGGAAGAGTTCGAGGTAGTTGCAGACCGCGTAGGCGTCGGTCCAGAGGTAACGCCGCGGGCGGGCGCTCGGCGGGTCAAGTCCGGTCAGGCCGGCGAACTCCGCCATGAGTTCCCGGACGGTTGCGGTGGTCGCGTTCTCGGTCATGGATCCCCCGTCAGGGAGGTCGCCCGGCATAAGTTCTCGGGTCATCCCAGCTGGCGGGATGGGAGGTGAGGAACCCGGCACCCCACCCTAGTAGTGGAGCATTTCACCTAAATTTTCCACGCAGACATCCCCGGGTCGGCGACCGGGGGGTCCCCTGTTCTGTTCCATCGTGCCCCGGGTCCGGCTTGTGCGGGGAGGGGGAGACCACCTCGAAGCCTGATGGCTTCTCAAGCTCCCTTTGGTCGCACTCCAGAGCATCGTTCCCCCAAAAGCGATTCCCACCACGGTCCACAGTC is a window of Methanoculleus sp. 7T DNA encoding:
- a CDS encoding 5-formyltetrahydrofolate cyclo-ligase, with amino-acid sequence MSQTKTALRLRAKEARSLLSPSQIAEYSAAIGRRLLDLLNGFETIMVYVSKVPEVDTGDLILDLNRRGVQVVVPIIERETCSLRLSYLPDPSVLVPSTFNVPEPLGHELPARPEDVQAVIIPMLAFDAKGDRLGYGAGYYDRFLCRYPHPIKIGIAFSCQQAESIPVEGNDVKMDYIVTENEIIRCSGRAAPQ
- a CDS encoding carboxymuconolactone decarboxylase family protein, which encodes MKPETEKLLNEFLAHADDLGDGVVEDVGEMLGVVPFIFSMLRDRPDVFALSAIADYRISRPESLDAKTAELIAVAAAAGAGADNCLKVHMGAALKEGASRDEIFDTLLIAAMIGKTKVLASSLRQLRDVCGEGQASKK